Genomic window (Pseudomonas xantholysinigenes):
TTGCGCTGGACGCGGTCGAAGACGGCTTTGGCGAAACCAAGCTGTCCCGTGAAAAAGCCAAGCGCGCCGAGTGCTGGATTGTTCTGGAAGCTGCTTTCGCTGCCGAAGAAGTGGTCAAGGGCGTTATCAACGGTAAGGTTAAAGGCGGCTTCACTGTCGACGTTAACGGCATCCGTGCGTTCCTGCCGGGCTCCCTGGTTGATGTCCGCCCAGTGCGCGACACCACCCACCTCGAAGGCAAAGAGCTGGAATTCAAGGTCATCAAGCTGGACCAGAAGCGCAACAACGTTGTCGTTTCCCGTCGCAGCGTCCTGGAAGCCGAAAACAGCGCCGAGCGCGAAGCTCTGCTGGAATCGCTGCAGGAAGGCCAGCAGGTCAAAGGTATCGTCAAGAACCTCACCGACTACGGTGCGTTCGTTGACCTGGGCGGCGTCGATGGTCTGCTGCACATCACCGACATGGCCTGGAAGCGTATCAAGCATCCGTCGGAAATCGTCAACGTTGGTGACGAGATCGACGTCAAGGTCCTGAAGTACGATCGCGAGCGCAACCGCGTTTCGCTGGGTCTGAAGCAACTGGGCGAAGACCCATGGGTTGCTATCAAAGCCCGTTACCCAGAAAGCACCCGCGTCATGGCTCGCGTCACCAACCTGACCGACTATGGCTGCTTCGCTGAGCTGGAAGAAGGCGTTGAAGGCCTGGTGCACGTCTCCGAAATGGACTGGACCAACAAGAACATCCACCCGTCGAAAGTCGTTCAGGTTGGCGACGAAGTGGAAGTCATGGTTCTGGACATCGACGAAGAGCGTCGTCGTATCTCCCTGGGTATCAAGCAGTGCAAATCGAACCCATGGGAAGACTTCTCCGGCCAGTTCAACAAGGGTGACAAGATCACCGGTACCATCAAGTCGATCACCGACTTCGGTATCTTCATCGGCCTGGACGGCGGCATCGACGGTCTGGTTCACCTGTCCGACATCTCCTGGAACGAAGCCGGCGAAGAAGCCGTGCGTCGCTTC
Coding sequences:
- the rpsA gene encoding 30S ribosomal protein S1 encodes the protein MSESFAELFEESLKTLNLQPGAIITGIVVDIDGDWVTVHAGLKSEGVIPLEQFINEAGELTIKVGDEVHVALDAVEDGFGETKLSREKAKRAECWIVLEAAFAAEEVVKGVINGKVKGGFTVDVNGIRAFLPGSLVDVRPVRDTTHLEGKELEFKVIKLDQKRNNVVVSRRSVLEAENSAEREALLESLQEGQQVKGIVKNLTDYGAFVDLGGVDGLLHITDMAWKRIKHPSEIVNVGDEIDVKVLKYDRERNRVSLGLKQLGEDPWVAIKARYPESTRVMARVTNLTDYGCFAELEEGVEGLVHVSEMDWTNKNIHPSKVVQVGDEVEVMVLDIDEERRRISLGIKQCKSNPWEDFSGQFNKGDKITGTIKSITDFGIFIGLDGGIDGLVHLSDISWNEAGEEAVRRFKKGDELETVILSVDPERERISLGIKQLEDDPFSNFVAVNDKGAIVKGIVKEVDAKGAIVTLADDIEATLKASEISRDRVEDARNVLKEGEEIEAKIISVDRKSRVISLSIKSKDDAEEREAIQSLKNAPEAAADTTMAALLREAMAKQN